In one window of Acidobacteriota bacterium DNA:
- a CDS encoding DNA primase has product MSQVEDVREAADIVKIIGDYVQLRKAGANMMGLCPFHQEKTPSFAVHPAKQIFHCFGCGVGGDVFKFVMLVENLTFPEALERLADKVGITLAQSRHGGDDSRSRERTALYKIHEAAAKFYAAQLTGTGEGRAARAYLLDRGLKDEVVGRFLLGYAPRDGRALTRYLSASGFDGEVMEKTGLVLRDAGGERRFDRFRGRIIFPIANESGKVIAFGGRALGDEQPKYLNSPETPIYTKSRVLYHLDSGGKTIRKQDYAILVEGYMDCIAVDSCGIENVIASCGTSFTEAQIRLLARYSRRVVVNYDPDSAGVAATERSLNALLEAGFEVKVLALPGGLDPDSFVRKQGEAEYRRLLATAPGYIDYVTDRAIAGHGLNTPQGKLAVANAVLPYLSRMPNPILRREMTDRLAARALLDDRLLREELRRAAVERRTDVASRPREFKASAAERKLLRAFLEDQDVMDELLPALLSDGVLGGLVSEGIFAKLHEVRGAGESVDVHAFGEGLSAENQHLLHECLLASDEVPGREDAIKFCDALRRKKIERELSALNPVIDAAGREQDWTRLAALNESKVRLMKELARIMENLEIGNKTSTK; this is encoded by the coding sequence ATGAGCCAGGTTGAAGATGTTCGCGAAGCTGCCGATATAGTCAAAATCATAGGTGATTACGTTCAGCTTCGGAAGGCCGGCGCGAACATGATGGGCTTGTGCCCCTTTCACCAGGAGAAGACTCCCTCCTTTGCGGTGCATCCCGCCAAGCAGATCTTCCACTGTTTCGGCTGCGGGGTAGGCGGCGATGTCTTCAAGTTCGTCATGCTGGTTGAAAACCTGACGTTCCCCGAAGCCCTGGAGCGCTTGGCCGATAAAGTGGGTATCACGCTCGCGCAGTCCCGTCACGGAGGCGATGATTCCCGGTCGCGCGAGCGAACGGCCCTCTACAAAATCCATGAGGCTGCTGCAAAGTTTTACGCGGCGCAATTGACCGGCACAGGCGAAGGGCGTGCGGCACGGGCCTATCTGCTGGACCGCGGACTCAAGGACGAGGTGGTTGGACGCTTTCTTTTAGGTTACGCCCCGCGTGACGGGCGCGCACTCACACGGTATCTGAGCGCTTCCGGGTTCGACGGCGAGGTAATGGAAAAAACGGGGCTTGTCCTGCGCGACGCCGGCGGCGAGCGGCGCTTTGACCGCTTTCGGGGCAGGATCATTTTCCCCATTGCAAATGAAAGCGGCAAGGTGATCGCTTTCGGAGGTCGGGCCCTCGGAGATGAGCAGCCCAAGTACTTGAATTCCCCGGAAACGCCGATCTATACGAAGAGCCGGGTCCTTTACCATCTGGACAGCGGCGGCAAGACGATCCGCAAACAGGATTACGCGATCCTGGTGGAAGGCTATATGGATTGCATCGCTGTGGACTCCTGCGGAATTGAAAACGTGATTGCCAGCTGCGGCACCAGTTTTACAGAAGCCCAGATCCGCCTGCTGGCGCGCTATTCGCGCCGCGTGGTCGTGAATTACGATCCTGACTCTGCAGGGGTTGCGGCCACGGAGAGATCGCTCAACGCACTGCTGGAGGCGGGGTTTGAGGTGAAGGTGCTGGCGCTGCCAGGCGGACTTGATCCGGACTCGTTTGTCCGGAAGCAGGGTGAGGCCGAATATCGGCGCCTGCTGGCGACGGCGCCGGGCTATATCGATTATGTAACGGACCGCGCTATTGCTGGTCATGGACTGAACACTCCTCAGGGGAAGCTTGCGGTGGCCAACGCCGTGCTGCCCTATCTTTCCCGGATGCCCAATCCGATCCTGCGCAGAGAGATGACGGACCGGCTGGCGGCGCGGGCGCTTCTGGACGACCGTCTGCTGCGCGAAGAACTGAGGCGGGCCGCGGTGGAGCGAAGGACGGACGTGGCGAGCAGGCCTCGCGAGTTCAAGGCTTCAGCTGCGGAAAGAAAACTGCTTCGGGCTTTTCTGGAGGACCAGGACGTAATGGACGAACTTCTCCCCGCGTTGTTGTCTGACGGAGTCCTGGGCGGGCTGGTCAGCGAGGGCATTTTCGCTAAACTGCACGAGGTGCGCGGCGCCGGCGAATCGGTTGACGTCCACGCTTTCGGGGAAGGTCTGAGCGCGGAAAATCAGCACCTCCTCCACGAATGCCTGCTGGCCTCGGACGAAGTTCCCGGCCGCGAGGATGCAATCAAATTTTGCGACGCGTTGCGGCGGAAAAAAATTGAGCGCGAATTGAGCGCTCTGAATCCCGTCATCGATGCTGCTGGACGGGAGCAGGACTGGACGCGTCTGGCCGCGCTAAATGAGAGTAAGGTACGTTTGATGAAGGAATTAGCAAGGATTATGGAAAACTTAGAAATCGGGAACAAAACTTCAACGAAATAG
- the thiO gene encoding glycine oxidase ThiO: MAHTLDSTKRADIVIVGGGIIGSAIALRLARSGASVAVIDRGQPCSEASGAAAGMIAPQGEVIEPEPFSKLCTDSRDLYPEFVAEVEELSQEHVGYRRDGTLLVAIEENECEELEHVYRKQIALGLPLERLSNDHVLERFSGLSSQIELALFVKGDHWVNNERLTHALIRAGENSGVTFHWNCTVTGFKAQGDQVESVRVLPQGSAAEDIVSTGRVVLSAGCWSGQLAETLGVSLPIAPCHGEMIEFETPSDIPYVVRAGINYVVPRGPQGAVAGTTARWGSFEKAVTANGLHSIIQGLTRILPIAKDFKFRRAWAGLRPDTKDHLPVLGLGLMRNLIFATGHFRNGILLAPITAKLIAELVLTGASSHSLDLYSPSRFATLD; encoded by the coding sequence ATGGCACACACACTCGATTCAACAAAGAGAGCCGACATTGTTATAGTCGGCGGTGGAATTATAGGGAGCGCAATTGCGCTTCGTCTGGCGAGGTCTGGAGCGAGCGTGGCTGTCATCGACCGAGGCCAGCCATGCTCTGAAGCCAGCGGCGCCGCCGCGGGTATGATTGCCCCCCAGGGTGAAGTGATCGAGCCTGAGCCTTTCTCAAAGCTCTGCACAGACAGTCGCGATCTTTATCCGGAGTTCGTTGCGGAGGTGGAAGAACTCAGCCAGGAACACGTCGGTTATCGGCGTGATGGCACGCTTCTTGTGGCTATTGAAGAGAATGAGTGCGAAGAGTTGGAGCATGTCTACAGGAAACAAATCGCGCTTGGCCTGCCGCTTGAGCGTTTGTCAAATGACCACGTCCTGGAGCGTTTCTCAGGCCTGTCGTCGCAAATTGAACTGGCTCTTTTTGTTAAAGGCGACCACTGGGTGAACAACGAACGCCTGACCCACGCCTTGATCAGGGCCGGCGAAAATTCTGGTGTGACCTTTCATTGGAACTGCACAGTGACAGGATTCAAAGCACAGGGTGATCAAGTTGAGAGCGTCCGTGTACTGCCGCAAGGGAGCGCGGCTGAAGACATTGTATCAACCGGACGCGTTGTCCTTTCTGCCGGCTGCTGGTCCGGACAATTGGCGGAGACTTTAGGTGTTTCACTGCCCATTGCGCCTTGCCATGGGGAAATGATCGAATTCGAAACTCCCAGCGACATCCCTTATGTGGTTCGTGCTGGCATCAACTACGTTGTTCCGCGCGGCCCCCAAGGCGCTGTCGCAGGCACAACGGCGAGATGGGGCAGCTTTGAAAAGGCGGTCACAGCCAATGGATTGCATTCCATTATCCAGGGGCTCACTCGCATTCTGCCCATTGCCAAGGACTTCAAATTTCGCCGCGCCTGGGCCGGGTTACGGCCCGATACCAAGGACCATCTTCCCGTCCTTGGCCTGGGTTTGATGAGGAACCTGATCTTTGCCACGGGCCATTTCCGCAACGGCATTCTTCTGGCGCCAATCACGGCCAAGCTGATTGCGGAGCTGGTTCTAACTGGCGCCTCCTCTCACTCACTGGACCTTTACAGCCCCTCGCGCTTCGCAACGCTTGATTAA
- a CDS encoding glutamate--tRNA ligase — protein sequence MPDIRVRFAPSPTGYLHVGGARTALYNWLFARHMNGVFILRIEDTDADRSKPELTTAILKSLEWLGLNWDEGPFHQSDRLDRYRALAADLERAGHAYPCFCTQEELQAKRSLAAGGRPWKYDGTCRKLPEVERQQHLADGIPHVVRFRVPETGETGFDDQVFGQIKVDNQEIEDFVLLRSDGQPTYHLGVVADDMDMRITHVVRGADHLSNTPKQILVYRAAGANLPVFAHLPLILGPDRQRLSKRHGATSVEAYRDLGILPEAMFNYLALLGWTPPGGEEILSREAMAQHFDLAAVSKSNAVFDPEKLAWMNSQYLRALAMDRLVPLVEAELKSARIDTTIPASPAEFGQTVALLQPRMRTLRDFSQGGRAFFTENFDYDLDARKKFWKDPSLPVFLNNLADRLDRLESFGPGTTENTLRAFAEESGIKAGLLINATRVALTGQAVAPGLFDVMNVLGKERTVARLRRAAKMLGEPGAGNT from the coding sequence ATGCCTGATATTCGCGTTCGATTCGCGCCATCGCCCACCGGATACCTGCATGTTGGCGGAGCACGGACCGCTCTTTACAACTGGCTATTTGCGCGGCACATGAACGGCGTTTTCATCCTGAGAATTGAGGACACTGACGCAGACCGCTCCAAACCCGAACTGACGACAGCAATTCTGAAAAGCCTGGAGTGGCTGGGACTCAACTGGGACGAAGGTCCATTTCACCAGTCTGACAGGCTTGACCGCTACCGTGCACTCGCAGCGGACCTTGAGCGTGCGGGCCATGCGTACCCATGCTTCTGCACTCAGGAGGAACTGCAAGCCAAGCGGTCCCTTGCTGCCGGAGGACGCCCGTGGAAATACGATGGGACCTGCCGGAAGCTTCCCGAGGTGGAACGGCAGCAGCACCTCGCTGACGGCATACCGCACGTGGTCCGCTTCCGCGTTCCCGAAACTGGCGAAACCGGTTTTGATGACCAGGTGTTCGGACAAATCAAGGTTGACAACCAGGAAATCGAAGATTTTGTCCTGCTGCGTTCCGACGGCCAGCCCACCTATCACCTGGGCGTTGTTGCCGACGACATGGACATGCGGATCACCCACGTTGTTCGCGGCGCAGACCATCTTTCCAACACTCCCAAGCAGATTCTGGTTTATCGCGCGGCCGGAGCCAACCTCCCTGTGTTTGCGCACCTGCCATTGATTCTGGGGCCTGACCGCCAGCGGCTTTCCAAGCGGCACGGAGCAACCTCCGTCGAAGCCTATCGTGACCTGGGAATCCTGCCGGAAGCTATGTTCAATTACCTTGCGCTTCTGGGATGGACGCCGCCCGGAGGCGAAGAGATCCTTTCGCGCGAAGCCATGGCACAGCATTTTGACCTTGCGGCCGTCTCGAAATCCAATGCGGTATTCGATCCTGAAAAGCTCGCCTGGATGAACAGCCAGTATCTTCGCGCACTGGCGATGGACCGCCTGGTGCCCCTGGTAGAAGCAGAATTGAAATCCGCCCGCATCGATACTACAATCCCGGCTTCACCCGCCGAGTTCGGGCAAACCGTTGCTCTGCTTCAGCCGCGCATGCGCACTTTAAGGGATTTTTCGCAGGGCGGCCGGGCGTTTTTTACCGAGAACTTTGATTACGACCTGGATGCCCGGAAAAAATTCTGGAAGGACCCTTCTCTCCCAGTTTTCCTGAACAACCTGGCGGATCGGCTTGATAGGCTCGAATCATTCGGCCCGGGAACGACTGAAAACACGTTGAGGGCCTTTGCGGAAGAAAGCGGAATCAAGGCGGGGCTGCTGATCAATGCAACTCGTGTTGCCCTGACCGGACAGGCCGTGGCGCCGGGTTTATTTGATGTTATGAATGTGCTGGGTAAGGAAAGAACAGTGGCAAGGCTTCGGCGGGCTGCCAAAATGCTGGGCGAACCTGGCGCAGGCAATACCTAG
- a CDS encoding metallophosphoesterase, with protein sequence MVVNTPQPFKSPACPGDRRTSCIGINCSLRKTKLCNMCRPLCCAIGTLAARVGDHGISRQQSCFPGQGTHARGRRNHIAAHLQPVSSVVYPGIVVAPCVFPLADHLNSLMMDRVLNDRSLCYGLVSECNFNHEAPGSFVMKIGLVSDTHGYFDPRLPELLSGVNSILHAGDVGSRAVLDDLERIARVQVVRGNVDPVDLNLPPSLKLRFENVQIEILHQLSVPQEELEKWADGSPLQKRNPERRGWFFESFDSETRVVVFGHSHRPCLLTVGHKLFFNPGSSGKKRFALPRCCGMLEVFPRGVRGLIIGLEGQNDALPGSVWLPLGE encoded by the coding sequence ATGGTTGTAAATACTCCCCAGCCATTCAAGAGCCCCGCCTGCCCGGGAGACAGGCGAACCTCCTGCATTGGAATCAATTGTTCATTGCGAAAGACGAAGTTGTGTAACATGTGCCGGCCCTTGTGCTGTGCGATTGGAACCCTTGCCGCCCGCGTTGGCGATCACGGAATTTCAAGGCAGCAAAGCTGCTTCCCTGGGCAGGGGACTCACGCTCGTGGCAGAAGAAACCATATTGCGGCCCATTTGCAGCCAGTGTCAAGCGTGGTTTATCCCGGAATCGTGGTAGCTCCCTGCGTGTTTCCACTAGCGGATCATTTAAATTCTTTGATGATGGATCGGGTTCTGAATGATAGGAGTTTATGTTATGGTTTGGTATCAGAGTGCAACTTCAATCATGAGGCGCCGGGGTCATTCGTGATGAAGATAGGGCTTGTGTCGGATACGCACGGTTACTTTGACCCTCGCCTGCCGGAGTTGCTGTCCGGAGTCAATTCAATTCTGCATGCCGGTGATGTCGGCTCGCGGGCGGTGCTGGATGATCTGGAACGCATTGCTCGGGTGCAGGTTGTGCGCGGGAATGTAGACCCCGTTGATTTGAATCTGCCGCCGTCGCTAAAGCTGCGGTTCGAAAACGTTCAGATTGAGATCCTGCACCAGCTTTCAGTTCCACAGGAAGAACTGGAAAAGTGGGCGGATGGTTCGCCACTTCAAAAACGGAATCCGGAGCGCCGTGGATGGTTTTTCGAGAGCTTTGACTCCGAGACCAGGGTGGTTGTGTTTGGCCATAGCCATCGTCCCTGCCTTTTAACCGTGGGGCATAAACTATTTTTCAATCCGGGCAGCTCAGGGAAAAAGCGGTTCGCACTTCCGCGTTGCTGCGGAATGCTGGAAGTCTTTCCTCGCGGGGTTCGAGGGTTGATAATAGGGTTAGAGGGGCAGAATGATGCGTTGCCTGGCAGCGTGTGGCTGCCCCTCGGGGAATGA
- a CDS encoding class IV aminotransferase yields the protein MLHNFVFRNEQLIPMQEVRLSPGQAGLLNGWGVFTTIRIYHGRPFAFERHWKRLSSDANRLRIPVGRQPETILEHLSRLIDANHVQEGCGRIYFVYNRVGAWISDETMPEVDLIMYTADLPKRIGPVRLAIQSYGRYAASPLAGVKVTSWLQNVWMLDQALRRSFDEVVLLNERNEVSECTAANIFCVRKREVVTPPLSSGCLPGVTREVLLEMGEQTGLSIEEAPLETEDLYGADEVFITSTTREVQPVSQIEDRKIEQVAGPVTQLLAGTFSQYVAHSFQKRNTPTAI from the coding sequence ATGTTACACAACTTCGTCTTTCGCAATGAACAATTGATTCCAATGCAGGAGGTTCGCCTGTCTCCCGGGCAGGCGGGGCTCTTGAATGGCTGGGGAGTATTTACAACCATCCGGATCTACCATGGGCGTCCGTTCGCCTTCGAGCGGCATTGGAAGCGCCTGTCATCGGATGCAAATCGCCTGAGAATCCCCGTGGGACGGCAGCCGGAGACTATCCTCGAACACCTCAGCAGATTGATTGATGCCAACCACGTTCAGGAAGGTTGTGGCCGAATCTACTTTGTCTATAACAGGGTTGGCGCCTGGATCAGCGACGAGACCATGCCGGAAGTTGACCTGATTATGTACACTGCTGACCTGCCCAAACGCATAGGGCCAGTGCGCCTGGCGATACAATCTTACGGCCGGTACGCCGCAAGCCCTCTTGCCGGCGTTAAAGTGACGTCCTGGCTGCAAAACGTCTGGATGCTCGATCAGGCCCTCCGGCGGAGTTTTGACGAAGTCGTCCTGTTGAACGAGCGCAACGAAGTCAGCGAATGCACCGCCGCAAACATTTTCTGCGTGCGCAAACGGGAAGTCGTAACACCTCCGCTTTCCTCCGGGTGCCTTCCAGGCGTCACGCGCGAAGTGCTTCTCGAGATGGGAGAGCAGACCGGCCTGAGCATCGAGGAGGCGCCGCTCGAAACCGAGGACCTGTACGGCGCCGACGAAGTCTTTATCACATCAACCACGCGCGAAGTCCAGCCGGTTTCCCAGATCGAAGATCGAAAAATTGAGCAGGTCGCCGGCCCCGTCACTCAGCTTCTGGCGGGAACGTTCTCGCAATACGTTGCCCATTCCTTTCAGAAAAGAAATACACCCACGGCCATCTAG